ACAACGGAGATTCATTGGGCTATTTAATTATTGTGGTTGTCATCCAGAGAATCAAACAAAGAAAAAGCAATTATTATCATATTACAACCTTTATATATCTGATAATAATTTGTCGCTTACTAGTTACTCAAATCTAATTGCAATCAAACGATTTTTCGGTGTTCATTGGGAGGAAGTTGAGCAACTAAAAAGGGACGAAGTCAATGATATTGTAAATTATATATCTAATAGGTCTTTTTTAACTTACTATGACTATAACATTTTACTGAATATCAGTTCTTTACTATCTGCGGAACAAGCGAATGCGATAATACATAAAGCTCTCCCGATAAAACAAGAAAATAAACGATCGCGCAAAACTAAAGTATTTGCGTACAATATTGCAAGAAATTTAATTACTGCTATGTTGTACGAAGGAGAGTTTCAGTCAGCAAGAAAATATATTGAGTTAGCTAAAATGCAGGACGTTGAGCTAGTGAATTATAACTATCGAATGCATATACAATATTTGCAAAACTTACTAGATTACTTAGAAACCGGAAATGCAAAATACCACGAAAAGATCATGCATTATATCCACACATTAGAAGATATTGGTGATCACGCTGTAGTAGAGGATATTAACAAAGAAGTCAGATCGTTAACACATCAAAAAGGCAGTGGGATTTCCTTATGGGATGATATCCATCCTATCACTATATTTAAAGAAGATTAAAGAAGCGGTTTTTACTCGCTTCTTTTTTAAGTTGAGTTACACAATGAAATAATGATATAATCAAATTGTTTGAAATATAATATTGATTGTGGGGTTGTTTTATGGAAGGTCAAAAAGTAATTGTCTGTAAAAATTGTGGAAGCAATGCTATTCAAGTAACTACATCCGGCGCTAACGGTTGTGCTTTTGCCGGTTTTGGATTTATCTTGATATGTGTTGGAATTTGGATTCCGTTTATCGGATGGTTTATAGTTATGCCTATCGGCGCGCTAATGATGATAAGCTCTTTTCTTTTCCCGCTTCTACAAAAAAGATTTTCTGTTAATTGTCAGAATTGTAAACACAAGTTTTACATCGATAAGGAAGAGTATGAACAGTATAAGGAATCAATTAAGTAGTCTCTGCCTATTCTTCAACACTGATCTAATTCCTTTCTTGAATCTACCTATTCAGATATGGTATACTGTTCTTGCGACAATGAAAGAATTTCTACATTCATCACAAAACCCACTCTACGACGAATAGAGTGGGTTTATTTTTTCGCTTGATGCGACAACAAGCGTGTGGGTTAGCGACAACCCGCTTTAGTTATCGTCTTTCTCATCTAACCAATGAGAAACTATTGTAGTCACTAAAGCTACAAATAAAGGCGCGATAACCAATGAAAGAATTTCATACACATTCATCACCCCGCTTTCGCGGCGAGTTGCCTTATCCAGTATAACAAATCGTTTCTATTGAAACAAGATGACCAAACTTACTTCCTTTTTATATTGAATCGTTTTACTTACTGGTGATATAATTGGCATACTCAATAAACTAGAAACGGAGACTAAAAATGAAACGAGCTGCACTTTATATACGAGTA
This sequence is a window from Enterococcus wangshanyuanii. Protein-coding genes within it:
- a CDS encoding helix-turn-helix domain-containing protein, which encodes MKTGEILRFFRKNNRQKQKEVLPSDMSLSVYSRIESGKQSMDFGSLQQTLESLCITPEEFIAFSDVDYEQRRFIGLFNYCGCHPENQTKKKQLLSYYNLYISDNNLSLTSYSNLIAIKRFFGVHWEEVEQLKRDEVNDIVNYISNRSFLTYYDYNILLNISSLLSAEQANAIIHKALPIKQENKRSRKTKVFAYNIARNLITAMLYEGEFQSARKYIELAKMQDVELVNYNYRMHIQYLQNLLDYLETGNAKYHEKIMHYIHTLEDIGDHAVVEDINKEVRSLTHQKGSGISLWDDIHPITIFKED
- a CDS encoding type I toxin-antitoxin system Fst family toxin — translated: MNVYEILSLVIAPLFVALVTTIVSHWLDEKDDN